Proteins from one Hydrogenivirga caldilitoris genomic window:
- a CDS encoding IclR family transcriptional regulator, with translation MHRDKSFYVIQNVDYALRILLLIEKEPRTMEDLQRETGLKPDRIERILATFVDREWLSYHEESGRYMLGVRCFELGRAYFQHLDVRNLAKPVLRDVVEKLKENAYLTTRIGYEVLYIEKYEVEKEVGILSRFGRVLPMYASASGKIFLAFFDEREIEDYFKKVKWVRYTQNTKEPEEVKRELKEIRERGFSVNLGEYEEDVVSIAAPVFDYAGKVSYTVSVVAPAYRVPKE, from the coding sequence ATGCATAGAGATAAAAGTTTTTATGTCATACAGAACGTAGATTACGCTTTACGTATACTCCTCCTTATAGAGAAGGAACCAAGAACGATGGAAGACCTCCAGCGGGAAACTGGTCTTAAACCAGACAGGATAGAGAGGATACTTGCCACTTTCGTTGATAGGGAATGGCTCAGCTACCACGAAGAATCCGGCAGGTACATGCTGGGTGTGAGGTGTTTTGAACTGGGAAGAGCTTACTTTCAGCACCTTGATGTTAGGAATTTAGCCAAGCCTGTTCTGAGAGACGTTGTTGAGAAACTTAAGGAAAACGCCTACCTTACTACACGCATAGGTTACGAGGTTCTTTATATAGAAAAGTATGAGGTTGAGAAAGAGGTCGGCATCCTTTCAAGGTTTGGAAGGGTTCTCCCGATGTACGCTTCCGCTTCAGGAAAGATATTCCTTGCCTTCTTTGACGAGAGGGAGATAGAAGATTACTTCAAGAAGGTCAAGTGGGTGAGATACACCCAGAACACAAAGGAACCGGAAGAGGTGAAGAGGGAATTAAAGGAGATAAGGGAAAGGGGGTTCTCGGTGAACCTTGGTGAGTATGAAGAGGATGTGGTTAGTATAGCTGCACCGGTTTTTGATTACGCCGGTAAAGTGAGTTATACCGTCAGTGTTGTGGCACCTGCCTACAGGGTTCCTAAGGAATAG
- a CDS encoding 7-cyano-7-deazaguanine synthase: MKKIAVLYSSGVESASLTVHYLDEGFLVYPVYVRCGLPWEKVEVKWASRLWSYLRGRYKRVMPFRTVFLRGLGVSRGIEIPLRNLVLTTHAAIEAIKRNVKSVAVGSLGIYPFPDNNREYFDALQNLIRKGSKEEFRIETPFMGMEKWEVIRKFYGRLRYELTFSCVRPVKGMHCGRCLKCIERKEGFKLAGVKDPTFYLS; the protein is encoded by the coding sequence TTGAAGAAAATAGCGGTTCTTTACAGCTCAGGAGTTGAGAGTGCATCTCTGACAGTCCATTACCTTGATGAGGGTTTTTTAGTTTACCCCGTTTATGTTCGCTGTGGACTTCCTTGGGAGAAGGTGGAAGTGAAGTGGGCTTCAAGGCTCTGGTCTTACCTCAGGGGTAGATATAAGAGAGTTATGCCTTTCAGGACCGTATTTTTAAGAGGTCTGGGAGTATCCAGAGGTATAGAGATACCTCTGAGGAACCTTGTTCTCACTACCCACGCAGCCATTGAAGCTATCAAAAGGAACGTAAAGAGTGTGGCGGTTGGAAGCCTTGGCATATACCCCTTTCCAGACAACAACAGGGAATACTTTGATGCTCTTCAAAACCTTATAAGAAAAGGGTCTAAGGAGGAGTTCAGGATAGAGACCCCCTTTATGGGCATGGAGAAGTGGGAGGTTATAAGAAAGTTCTATGGGAGACTCAGATACGAACTTACATTCTCCTGTGTCAGACCTGTGAAGGGAATGCACTGTGGAAGATGCTTAAAGTGTATAGAGAGGAAGGAAGGTTTCAAGCTAGCCGGCGTGAAAGACCCTACTTTTTATCTTTCATGA
- a CDS encoding IclR family transcriptional regulator, producing MKALKKTLDVLDFLMNKGTAGVTEISNELNLNKNNVFRILVTLEEHKLVEKEEETEKYKLSTGCVVLGYGFIHKHPLTRLSMPVLKGLRFRLGESVNLAMLDDKQQYIIYVASEETIKPVKVKPREGRRYRINSPVSSAKAIRRALRGEMGFAFDHEYDEKNGIAGGACVIRDYKGRPIGAVEVLAPTYRMPLDVIDREIKPLLEDAALDISLKLGYWD from the coding sequence ATGAAGGCTCTCAAAAAGACCCTTGACGTACTTGACTTTTTAATGAATAAGGGCACAGCAGGCGTTACCGAGATAAGCAATGAGTTAAACCTCAACAAGAACAACGTTTTCAGGATACTGGTTACTTTAGAGGAACACAAGCTTGTTGAGAAGGAAGAGGAAACAGAGAAGTATAAACTCTCCACCGGTTGTGTGGTCTTGGGTTACGGCTTTATCCATAAACATCCTCTAACCAGGCTCTCAATGCCTGTACTTAAAGGTCTCAGGTTCAGGCTGGGGGAAAGTGTAAACCTTGCCATGCTGGATGATAAACAACAGTATATAATCTACGTTGCCTCTGAAGAAACTATAAAGCCTGTGAAGGTTAAACCGAGGGAAGGCAGGAGATACAGGATAAACAGCCCTGTCAGCTCGGCAAAGGCGATAAGGAGAGCCCTCAGGGGGGAAATGGGTTTCGCATTTGACCACGAGTACGATGAGAAGAACGGAATAGCAGGTGGAGCCTGCGTGATAAGAGACTACAAGGGCAGACCCATAGGAGCTGTTGAAGTTCTGGCTCCAACTTACAGGATGCCTCTGGACGTCATAGACAGGGAGATAAAACCCCTCCTTGAGGACGCAGCTCTGGATATATCTCTGAAGCTGGGTTACTGGGATTAG
- a CDS encoding TonB-dependent receptor domain-containing protein has translation MRRTLVLLVAPLSVSFSQELFLEKVEVKAKSEVFTEMEVRESFAKDPGEALSESEGVWKLRKGGIANDVVIRGFSGRNLNVLFDGARIYNACPNRMDPPLFHVDFAEVKSIEVIKGAFDVRNYGSLGGTINIKTLEPKRGFHGKFNIGVGSFSYFNPSLNLSYATDKVYGLAGYSYRYSKPYKTGEGKRFTEYPTGMNAYKDSEKDSTAFSINTAWAKLGFKPAKDSAVELSYTAQRARDVLYPYLMMDSPKDDSDRLNLRLKWASLKVTAYYSYVDHLMNNEKRVNTMFMETSAKSMTYGTKVEYELNNLAVGLEAFLWNWKSVTEMRGMMTSIQSTIPDVDTTDLGIFGEYRKKVNDKTKLVAGLRLDTTETKADKGKANTSLYYAYHNTRDTSERDTYPSGNLQLTYSLGKETELFAGIGYSVRVPDAQERYFALDRMGSQSDWVGNPNLKPSKNTEIDLGVKVKNPKLNLTATLFYSFVKDYITVYNQDKVNPVTLIGTGTQARSYANVDAQLYGGEAKATFAVTETLFLKGGVSYVKGKKDTDPAKNITDEDIAEIPPLKGRLALRYDTGVYFGEVETVAQATQNKVDSDLNETKTSGWAIVNLKTGGEYKNYRITAGVQNLFDKFYYEHLSYLRDPFSSGVKIPGPGRSFYLNLSYVF, from the coding sequence ATGAGAAGGACCCTCGTGTTGCTGGTGGCTCCCCTGTCAGTCTCCTTTTCTCAGGAGCTCTTCCTTGAAAAGGTTGAGGTAAAGGCAAAGAGTGAGGTCTTTACTGAAATGGAGGTAAGGGAGAGCTTTGCTAAAGACCCTGGAGAAGCTCTTTCTGAATCAGAGGGTGTGTGGAAGCTCAGGAAGGGAGGCATAGCCAACGACGTGGTGATAAGGGGTTTTTCTGGAAGGAACCTGAACGTCCTCTTTGACGGAGCAAGAATATACAATGCCTGCCCCAACAGGATGGACCCTCCCCTATTCCACGTAGACTTCGCAGAGGTGAAAAGTATAGAGGTTATCAAAGGTGCCTTTGATGTCAGAAACTACGGAAGCCTCGGAGGAACTATAAACATAAAGACCTTGGAACCTAAAAGGGGATTTCACGGAAAATTCAATATAGGTGTTGGCTCGTTCTCTTACTTCAACCCATCGCTTAACCTCTCCTACGCTACCGATAAAGTTTACGGACTTGCGGGATACTCATACAGGTATTCAAAACCTTACAAGACTGGAGAGGGGAAGAGGTTTACCGAGTATCCGACGGGAATGAACGCCTACAAAGACTCTGAGAAGGACTCAACCGCCTTCAGTATAAACACAGCCTGGGCAAAATTAGGCTTCAAACCAGCAAAAGACTCGGCTGTAGAGCTCTCTTACACAGCCCAGAGGGCGAGGGATGTCCTGTATCCATATCTGATGATGGACTCACCCAAGGATGATTCCGATAGGTTGAACCTAAGACTGAAATGGGCTTCACTGAAAGTTACAGCTTACTATTCATATGTTGACCACCTTATGAACAATGAAAAACGGGTTAACACAATGTTTATGGAAACGAGCGCTAAATCCATGACTTATGGAACTAAGGTAGAGTACGAGTTAAATAACCTTGCGGTGGGTCTTGAGGCGTTCCTTTGGAACTGGAAGTCTGTAACTGAAATGAGGGGGATGATGACTTCTATACAGAGCACGATACCCGATGTTGATACGACGGACCTTGGTATCTTTGGAGAGTATAGGAAGAAGGTAAACGACAAGACCAAGCTTGTGGCAGGTCTGAGATTGGACACGACCGAAACGAAGGCAGATAAAGGTAAGGCTAACACAAGCCTCTACTACGCTTACCATAACACCAGAGATACCTCTGAGAGAGACACCTACCCTTCTGGAAATCTTCAGCTCACTTACAGCTTAGGAAAGGAAACAGAGCTGTTCGCAGGTATTGGATACTCTGTCAGAGTTCCCGACGCTCAGGAGAGATACTTTGCCCTTGACAGGATGGGAAGCCAGTCCGACTGGGTGGGTAACCCCAACCTGAAACCTTCCAAAAACACAGAGATAGATTTAGGAGTTAAGGTAAAAAACCCAAAACTGAACCTTACTGCAACCCTCTTTTACAGCTTCGTAAAGGATTACATAACCGTATATAACCAGGACAAGGTTAATCCTGTAACTCTCATAGGGACGGGAACCCAAGCCCGTTCTTACGCAAACGTTGATGCCCAGCTCTATGGAGGGGAAGCAAAAGCCACCTTTGCAGTTACCGAAACCCTCTTCCTCAAAGGGGGTGTTTCTTACGTTAAAGGTAAGAAGGATACGGACCCTGCTAAGAACATAACCGATGAAGATATAGCTGAGATACCGCCCCTCAAGGGAAGACTCGCTCTTAGGTACGATACGGGAGTTTACTTTGGAGAGGTTGAGACCGTAGCCCAGGCGACCCAGAATAAGGTGGACAGCGACCTTAATGAGACAAAGACCTCTGGCTGGGCTATCGTAAACTTGAAGACTGGTGGAGAGTATAAAAACTACAGGATTACAGCTGGCGTGCAAAACCTCTTTGACAAGTTCTACTACGAGCACCTCTCCTATCTGAGAGACCCCTTCTCAAGCGGAGTAAAGATTCCCGGACCTGGGAGGAGTTTTTACCTTAACCTGAGTTATGTCTTTTGA
- a CDS encoding OsmC family protein, with amino-acid sequence MKIRVKQKEDFHFVGVGPSGREVPIDAADYVGGKGRGIRPPELLFHSIAGCVGIHLYEALYKEGKHVEDIEIETDADRKTEGYPKVFLKIYLNVKVKGNVTEEDVKKALDKTIYDPGTCSIAYMFNKIAPIEYKVELV; translated from the coding sequence ATGAAGATAAGGGTAAAGCAGAAAGAGGACTTTCACTTTGTAGGTGTGGGACCCTCTGGAAGGGAAGTGCCCATAGACGCTGCCGATTACGTTGGCGGTAAGGGAAGAGGCATAAGACCTCCAGAGCTTCTCTTTCACTCAATAGCTGGATGTGTAGGTATACACCTTTACGAAGCCCTATACAAGGAGGGAAAGCACGTTGAAGACATAGAGATAGAGACGGACGCTGACAGGAAAACCGAAGGCTACCCAAAGGTTTTTCTTAAGATATACTTGAACGTTAAGGTTAAGGGGAACGTGACAGAAGAGGACGTAAAGAAAGCCCTTGACAAGACCATATATGATCCGGGCACATGCTCCATAGCTTACATGTTCAACAAGATAGCACCAATTGAGTATAAGGTTGAACTCGTCTGA
- a CDS encoding SDR family oxidoreductase, which produces MEKVALVTGVRRIGQRIAFELLKSGYDLSIVYRSSEDSVKEVLKEGDRRGRRVLAIRADLGDPQSYERVVKETVNSLSRIDAFLHLASPYRRTPIEELTRGDLYEHFTPIAEAFLFLSKLCYREMLRNEGEIKGRIVAFGDWAVEHTPYRGYSSYFIAKGALHTAVKVLAKEFAPHVLVNGIAPGPVMKPEDMDSGSWKRILSKTPLKREVSLRDVLSITLFFLTTESVTGEIVKVDSGRHLAGSGLGSVEG; this is translated from the coding sequence ATGGAAAAGGTAGCTCTAGTAACGGGAGTAAGGAGGATAGGGCAGAGAATAGCCTTTGAGCTTCTCAAAAGCGGTTACGACCTATCTATTGTTTACAGAAGTTCCGAGGACTCGGTTAAAGAGGTTTTAAAGGAAGGAGATAGGAGAGGCAGGAGAGTCCTGGCGATAAGGGCAGACCTCGGAGACCCTCAAAGTTACGAAAGGGTTGTAAAGGAAACTGTGAACAGCCTATCAAGGATTGATGCCTTCCTCCATCTTGCTTCACCCTATAGGAGAACTCCCATAGAAGAACTTACCAGGGGGGACCTTTATGAGCACTTCACTCCCATAGCCGAAGCCTTCCTGTTTCTCTCAAAGCTGTGCTACAGAGAGATGCTCAGGAATGAGGGAGAGATAAAGGGCAGGATAGTAGCTTTCGGGGACTGGGCTGTAGAGCATACCCCATACAGAGGTTACAGTTCCTACTTTATAGCCAAAGGAGCTCTGCACACCGCCGTAAAGGTTCTTGCAAAGGAGTTTGCCCCCCACGTCCTCGTGAACGGCATTGCACCAGGACCTGTTATGAAACCGGAGGATATGGACTCGGGTAGTTGGAAGAGGATTCTGAGCAAAACCCCGTTAAAACGTGAGGTTTCTCTAAGGGATGTCCTCTCCATAACCCTCTTTTTTCTTACCACCGAAAGCGTGACAGGAGAAATCGTTAAGGTTGACTCTGGTAGGCACTTAGCCGGTTCTGGATTAGGGAGCGTAGAGGGTTGA
- a CDS encoding DUF465 domain-containing protein: MNREEVIKKLYEEDPKFKEWKDRHDELDKDIAKLERHRPMTHDLELEIEKLKKEKLYYKDLMEKRIQEVMKDKK, from the coding sequence ATGAATAGGGAGGAAGTTATAAAGAAGCTCTATGAAGAAGACCCAAAGTTTAAGGAATGGAAGGACAGGCACGATGAGCTTGATAAGGATATAGCTAAACTTGAAAGACACCGCCCTATGACCCATGACCTTGAACTTGAGATAGAGAAGTTGAAGAAGGAGAAGCTTTACTACAAGGACCTTATGGAAAAAAGGATACAGGAGGTCATGAAAGATAAAAAGTAG
- a CDS encoding adenylosuccinate synthase, with translation MERKLVILGAQWGDEGKGKIVDLLSEGYDITVRYQGGSNAGHTVIANGEKFILHLLPTGILHPHVVGVIAQGMVVDLDVLDQELEGLKERGIDYEGRLLISDRAHLVMPYHKLLDRLFEKKGGIGTTLRGIGPAYMFKFGRKGIRLADLDDEKRFYSLIEENVAFVRDICEKVFCENHDLEVELIFERTLERYSKYKEFVTDVCQYLLKTEKTLLFEGAQGTMLDVDIGTYPYVTSSNSSALGLSNGTGLSPKFFSDAYLIGVAKAYTTRVGGGPFPTELKNEEGDKLRDIGGEYGSTTGRPRRCGWLDLVALKYAVELNHFDGLILTKLDVLDSFDEVRVCVAYEYEGDRIETFPASLKVLESAKPVYKTLKGWKRDTKGAKDIKDLPAQAIEYIRFIEDFTGVPVIMLSTGPKREEFIWLKELPQIKVSSL, from the coding sequence ATGGAGAGAAAGCTCGTAATTTTGGGTGCCCAGTGGGGTGACGAAGGAAAGGGCAAGATAGTGGACTTGCTGTCAGAGGGTTACGATATAACTGTAAGATACCAGGGTGGCAGCAATGCAGGTCATACCGTCATAGCTAACGGTGAAAAATTCATACTACACCTTCTTCCGACTGGGATACTGCACCCCCACGTGGTTGGTGTCATAGCTCAGGGCATGGTGGTTGACCTTGATGTCCTTGACCAGGAGTTGGAAGGGTTAAAGGAAAGGGGAATAGATTACGAAGGTAGGCTTCTCATAAGTGATAGAGCACACCTGGTTATGCCCTATCATAAGCTCCTTGACAGGCTCTTTGAAAAGAAGGGGGGGATAGGAACCACCCTGAGAGGTATAGGTCCTGCCTACATGTTCAAGTTTGGTAGGAAGGGAATAAGACTCGCTGACCTTGATGATGAGAAGAGGTTTTACTCCCTAATAGAGGAGAACGTTGCCTTTGTGAGGGATATATGTGAAAAGGTGTTTTGTGAGAACCATGACCTTGAAGTAGAACTTATCTTTGAAAGAACCCTTGAAAGATACTCAAAGTACAAAGAGTTTGTAACGGATGTGTGCCAGTATCTCCTAAAGACCGAAAAGACCCTCCTCTTTGAGGGCGCTCAGGGAACTATGCTTGATGTTGATATCGGAACCTACCCATACGTTACCTCCTCAAACTCGTCCGCCCTGGGGTTGTCAAACGGGACAGGATTATCCCCTAAGTTCTTTTCGGACGCTTACCTTATTGGTGTTGCAAAAGCTTACACTACAAGGGTTGGAGGTGGACCTTTCCCAACCGAGCTAAAGAACGAAGAGGGTGATAAGCTAAGGGACATAGGGGGAGAGTATGGCTCAACCACAGGAAGACCGAGAAGGTGTGGGTGGTTGGACCTCGTAGCCCTCAAGTATGCGGTTGAACTAAACCATTTTGATGGGCTCATACTCACCAAGCTGGACGTATTAGACAGCTTTGATGAAGTCAGGGTGTGCGTGGCTTACGAGTACGAAGGCGATAGGATAGAAACCTTCCCTGCGTCCCTAAAAGTTTTAGAGTCTGCGAAACCAGTCTACAAAACCTTAAAGGGCTGGAAGAGAGACACCAAGGGGGCAAAGGACATAAAGGACTTACCAGCGCAGGCTATAGAATACATAAGGTTTATAGAAGATTTCACCGGTGTGCCTGTTATAATGCTCTCCACTGGACCTAAGAGGGAAGAATTTATATGGCTCAAGGAACTGCCTCAGATAAAAGTGAGCTCTTTATAA
- a CDS encoding NADP-dependent isocitrate dehydrogenase: MEVVRAENVYPWEGKAQKPKEGEFIKLNPDKTIEVPDKPIIPYIEGDGIGAEITPAMIHVVNAAVEKTYGGSKRIIWVEVLAGDKAEEKAGDRLPQETLEFLKEAVVGIKGPLGTPVGKGVRSINSALRRAFDFYSAVRPVYWMGQPTPIPDPQRVDVVVFRENTDDVYAGVEFFSGTDEAKKVREFLIKEMGAKEEGFPEDVGITVKPMSEFKTKRHVRKALRYALENGRKNVAVIGKGNIMKATEGAFINWAFEVAQEPEFADKVLTDPEAQPNEGQVKLSKVITDQMLMQLVLKPDAWDVVIAQNLNGDYVSDLAAALIGGPGFVPSGNIGDGYALFESTHGTAWDIAGKGIANPLSLTLSGAMMLEYIGWREAAQKIYEAVKKTFEDKVGTPDIAAGFKKLGIEAKAVSTYEYAQEIAKRIQ; this comes from the coding sequence ATGGAAGTTGTTAGGGCGGAAAATGTGTACCCATGGGAAGGAAAAGCCCAGAAACCCAAGGAAGGAGAGTTCATAAAACTCAACCCTGACAAGACCATAGAGGTTCCTGACAAACCCATAATCCCCTACATAGAGGGGGACGGAATAGGAGCAGAAATCACCCCGGCGATGATACATGTGGTGAACGCTGCTGTAGAGAAAACCTACGGCGGTTCCAAGAGGATAATCTGGGTTGAGGTTCTTGCCGGAGATAAGGCTGAAGAGAAAGCGGGAGATAGACTCCCCCAGGAAACCCTTGAGTTTTTGAAGGAAGCTGTCGTTGGTATAAAGGGACCCCTGGGAACTCCAGTAGGTAAGGGTGTCCGCTCCATAAACTCCGCCCTTAGGCGTGCCTTTGACTTTTACTCTGCGGTTCGCCCAGTTTACTGGATGGGTCAGCCTACCCCCATACCTGATCCTCAGAGGGTTGACGTAGTCGTGTTCAGAGAGAATACCGATGACGTTTACGCAGGGGTTGAGTTCTTTTCAGGAACTGATGAAGCAAAGAAGGTCAGGGAGTTCCTCATAAAAGAGATGGGAGCTAAAGAGGAGGGTTTTCCGGAGGATGTTGGTATAACCGTGAAGCCCATGAGCGAATTCAAAACCAAGAGACACGTAAGAAAGGCTCTCAGATACGCCCTTGAGAACGGAAGGAAGAACGTTGCCGTTATAGGTAAGGGGAACATAATGAAGGCTACCGAGGGAGCCTTTATAAACTGGGCTTTTGAAGTTGCCCAAGAACCTGAGTTCGCCGATAAGGTTTTAACAGACCCGGAAGCCCAGCCCAATGAAGGACAGGTAAAGTTAAGCAAGGTTATAACCGACCAAATGCTCATGCAACTTGTCCTGAAACCGGACGCCTGGGACGTGGTGATAGCGCAGAATCTGAATGGGGACTACGTTTCTGACCTCGCTGCAGCCCTCATAGGCGGTCCAGGTTTTGTTCCGAGTGGAAATATAGGAGACGGATACGCCCTCTTTGAGAGTACCCATGGAACCGCCTGGGACATAGCGGGTAAGGGTATAGCCAACCCCCTATCCTTAACCCTGTCCGGAGCCATGATGCTTGAATACATCGGCTGGAGGGAAGCTGCCCAAAAGATATACGAAGCTGTCAAGAAGACCTTTGAGGATAAGGTTGGGACTCCGGACATAGCCGCTGGCTTTAAGAAGCTTGGTATTGAGGCTAAGGCTGTTTCAACCTATGAGTACGCCCAGGAGATAGCAAAGAGGATTCAGTAA